Proteins from a genomic interval of Streptomyces sp. NBC_01445:
- a CDS encoding HU family DNA-binding protein, with protein sequence MNRSELVAALADRAEVTRKDADAVLAAFAETVGEIVAKGDEKVTIPGFLTFERTHRAARTARNPQTGEPINIPAGFSVKVSAGSKLKEAAKGK encoded by the coding sequence ATGAACCGCAGTGAGCTGGTGGCCGCGCTGGCCGACCGCGCCGAGGTGACCCGCAAGGACGCCGACGCCGTGCTGGCCGCGTTCGCCGAGACGGTCGGCGAGATCGTTGCCAAGGGCGACGAGAAGGTCACCATCCCCGGCTTCCTGACCTTCGAGCGCACGCACCGTGCCGCTCGCACCGCCCGCAACCCGCAGACCGGCGAGCCGATCAACATCCCGGCCGGTTTCAGCGTGAAGGTGTCCGCGGGCTCCAAGCTCAAGGAAGCCGCCAAGGGCAAGTAA
- a CDS encoding HelD family protein has product MAAQAHQQTALDQDRDSVREREIGVEQEHLDQVYRRLEEKIHEAEFLMNDAAKRGQVGTPGALAERDAQVFRAGIHLNRLNNEFEDFLFGRIDLLLGKDGKKGPDGAYTAVEPAEGAVREDADGQRTADIAETLHIGRIGVLDADYSPLVIDWRAPAAAPFYRSTPVDPGRVVRRRVIRSKGRKVLGVEDDLMRPELTAYLDGEQLPVIGDGALMAALGQARSHTMRDIVASIQAEQDLVIRAPAASVTYVEGGPGTGKTAVALHRAAYLLYQDRRRYAGGILIVSPTPLLVAYTEGVLPSLGEEGQVAIRAVGSLVDGAEATVYDSPAVARVKGSSWMLRVLRKAARGALEAGTPAKEPSQGTGQLAFGEEDDDAAAPAEQPTRLRVVAFGRRLELEAADLARIRQNALSGTAPVNMLRPRARKLLLDALWSQSGAGTRHSDPELAAELRSSFDDDITSEDDFVRFLDAWWPELTPRGVLAAMGDERRLGRWARRILNPGEVRKVARSLRRDALSVHDVALLDELNAVLGTPLRPKKKREYDPLDQLTGLEELMPERHETQRERAERLAQERTEYAHVIVDEAQDLTPMQWRMVGRRGRHATWTVVGDPAQSSWSDPDEAAEARDEALGSRPRRRFTLTVNYRNPAEIAELAAKVLALAMPGSESPSAVRSTGVRPRFAVVRDGLGHTVREEAARLLDQVDGTVGVVVAMNRRDEAARWLAGLGDRAVALGSLEAKGLEYDATVVVSPAEIADESPAGLRVLYVALTRATQQLTVVSGSRDEPDADGVPDLLRE; this is encoded by the coding sequence GTGGCCGCTCAGGCTCATCAGCAAACCGCGCTCGACCAGGACCGCGATTCCGTACGGGAGCGCGAGATCGGCGTCGAACAGGAACACCTCGACCAGGTGTACCGCCGGCTCGAGGAAAAGATCCACGAGGCCGAGTTCCTGATGAACGACGCGGCCAAGCGGGGGCAGGTCGGCACACCCGGCGCCCTCGCCGAACGCGACGCCCAGGTGTTCCGCGCGGGGATCCACCTCAATCGCCTCAACAACGAGTTCGAGGACTTCCTCTTCGGCCGGATCGACCTGCTGCTCGGCAAGGACGGCAAGAAGGGCCCCGACGGCGCGTACACGGCCGTGGAGCCCGCCGAGGGGGCCGTGCGCGAGGACGCGGACGGGCAGCGGACCGCCGACATCGCCGAGACGCTCCACATCGGCCGGATCGGCGTCCTGGACGCCGACTACTCGCCCCTGGTCATCGACTGGCGCGCGCCGGCCGCCGCGCCCTTCTACCGCTCGACCCCGGTCGATCCGGGACGGGTCGTACGCCGCCGGGTCATCCGCTCCAAGGGCCGCAAGGTGCTCGGCGTCGAGGACGACCTGATGCGCCCCGAGCTGACCGCGTACCTCGACGGCGAGCAGCTGCCCGTCATCGGCGACGGCGCCCTGATGGCCGCCCTCGGCCAGGCCCGCAGCCACACCATGCGCGACATCGTGGCGTCCATCCAGGCCGAGCAGGACCTGGTGATCCGGGCGCCCGCCGCCTCGGTGACGTACGTGGAGGGCGGCCCCGGCACCGGCAAGACGGCCGTCGCCCTGCACCGCGCCGCGTATCTGCTCTACCAGGACCGCCGCCGGTACGCGGGCGGCATTCTGATCGTCTCCCCGACCCCGCTCCTCGTCGCCTACACCGAGGGCGTCCTGCCCTCGCTCGGCGAGGAGGGCCAGGTCGCGATCCGCGCGGTCGGCTCACTGGTCGACGGCGCGGAGGCCACGGTCTACGACTCCCCGGCGGTGGCCCGCGTCAAGGGCTCCTCGTGGATGCTGCGCGTCCTGCGCAAGGCCGCGCGCGGCGCGCTCGAAGCGGGCACGCCCGCGAAGGAACCGTCGCAGGGCACGGGCCAGCTGGCCTTCGGCGAGGAGGACGACGACGCGGCGGCCCCCGCCGAGCAGCCCACGCGCCTGCGCGTCGTCGCCTTCGGCCGCCGCCTGGAGCTGGAGGCCGCCGACCTGGCGAGGATCCGCCAGAACGCGCTGAGCGGCACCGCCCCCGTCAACATGCTCCGCCCGCGCGCCCGCAAGCTCCTCCTGGACGCCCTGTGGTCGCAGTCCGGCGCGGGCACCCGCCACAGCGACCCGGAACTCGCCGCGGAGCTGCGCTCGTCGTTCGACGACGACATCACCTCCGAGGACGACTTCGTCCGCTTCCTCGACGCGTGGTGGCCCGAGCTGACCCCGCGCGGGGTCCTCGCCGCAATGGGCGACGAGCGCCGCCTCGGCCGCTGGGCGCGCCGGATCCTCAACCCCGGCGAGGTCCGCAAGGTCGCCCGCTCGCTGCGCCGCGACGCCCTGTCGGTGCACGACGTGGCGCTCCTCGACGAGCTGAACGCGGTCCTGGGCACCCCGTTGCGCCCGAAGAAGAAGCGCGAGTACGACCCCCTTGACCAGCTCACCGGCCTCGAGGAGCTGATGCCCGAGCGCCACGAGACCCAGCGCGAGCGCGCCGAGCGCCTGGCCCAGGAGCGCACGGAGTACGCGCACGTCATCGTCGACGAGGCGCAGGACCTCACGCCCATGCAGTGGCGGATGGTCGGCCGCCGCGGCCGGCACGCGACCTGGACGGTGGTCGGCGACCCCGCCCAGTCGTCCTGGTCGGACCCCGACGAGGCGGCCGAGGCCCGCGACGAGGCCCTCGGCTCCCGCCCGCGCCGCCGCTTCACGCTCACCGTGAACTACCGCAACCCGGCCGAGATCGCCGAGCTCGCCGCCAAGGTCCTCGCGCTCGCCATGCCGGGTTCCGAGTCCCCCTCGGCGGTCCGCTCGACGGGCGTGCGCCCGCGGTTCGCGGTCGTACGGGACGGCCTCGGGCACACCGTCCGGGAGGAAGCGGCGCGCCTGCTCGACCAGGTCGACGGCACGGTCGGCGTCGTCGTGGCGATGAACCGGCGGGACGAGGCGGCGCGCTGGCTGGCCGGGCTCGGCGACCGCGCGGTCGCGCTCGGCAGCCTGGAGGCCAAGGGCCTGGAGTACGACGCGACGGTCGTCGTGTCGCCCGCGGAGATCGCCGACGAGTCCCCGGCGGGCCTGCGCGTCCTGTACGTGGCGCTGACCCGCGCCACGCAGCAGCTCACCGTCGTCTCGGGCAGCCGCGACGAACCCGACGCGGACGGGGTGCCGGACCTGCTGCGTGAATGA
- a CDS encoding carbohydrate ABC transporter permease, translating into MATTTAARRTGAWTPWLYLAPALLLLGGLLVYPVYQLGLISFLEYTQAQVSGGEPTTFQGLGNYATLFADEQFWQVLLATVLFAAACVVSTLAVGCALAVLLTRVRALPRLALMLAALGAWATPAVTGSTVWMFLFDPDFGPVNRVFGLGDFSWTYGRYSAFALVLLEVVWCSFPFVMVTVYAGIRAVPEEVVEAAALDGASQWRTWRSVLAPMLRPILLVVTVQSVIWDFKVFTQIYVMTNGGGIAGQNLVLNVYAYQKAFASSQYSLGSAIGVVMLLILLAVTLGYLRILRRRGEEL; encoded by the coding sequence GTGGCCACCACCACCGCCGCCCGCCGCACCGGCGCCTGGACCCCCTGGCTCTATCTCGCCCCCGCCCTGCTCCTCCTCGGCGGGCTCCTCGTCTACCCCGTCTACCAACTCGGCCTGATCTCGTTCCTCGAATACACCCAGGCCCAGGTCAGCGGCGGCGAACCGACCACGTTCCAGGGGCTCGGGAACTACGCGACGCTCTTCGCAGACGAGCAGTTCTGGCAGGTGCTGCTCGCCACGGTCCTGTTCGCCGCCGCGTGCGTCGTCTCCACGCTCGCCGTCGGCTGCGCCCTCGCCGTCCTGCTCACCCGCGTACGTGCCCTGCCCCGGCTCGCCCTGATGCTGGCCGCGCTCGGCGCCTGGGCGACGCCCGCCGTCACCGGCTCGACGGTGTGGATGTTCCTCTTCGACCCGGACTTCGGCCCGGTCAACCGGGTGTTCGGGCTCGGCGACTTCTCGTGGACGTACGGCCGCTACAGCGCCTTCGCGCTCGTCCTGCTCGAAGTGGTCTGGTGTTCCTTCCCGTTCGTGATGGTCACCGTGTACGCGGGCATCAGGGCGGTCCCGGAGGAGGTCGTCGAGGCGGCGGCGCTCGACGGGGCTTCGCAGTGGCGGACCTGGCGCTCGGTGCTCGCGCCGATGCTGCGGCCGATCCTCCTCGTCGTCACCGTCCAGTCGGTCATCTGGGACTTCAAGGTGTTCACCCAGATCTACGTCATGACGAACGGCGGTGGCATCGCGGGCCAGAACCTCGTGCTCAACGTGTACGCGTACCAAAAGGCCTTCGCGTCGAGCCAGTACAGCCTCGGCTCGGCGATCGGCGTCGTCATGCTGCTGATCCTGCTCGCCGTCACGCTCGGCTACCTGCGGATCCTGCGCCGCAGGGGGGAGGAGCTGTGA
- a CDS encoding extracellular solute-binding protein: protein MKLPVRMALPLAALVLAAACAPGTSDNGSAGDDKSGTLRVWLFQEVNNQPKQKVVDAAVAAFEKSHKGADVKVEYIPVETRAEKIKAAFNDPKSAPDVIEYGNTDTAGYVKDGGLADVTEEFGAWSEAKDTDPTAKESVTVDGKIYGAPYFVGVRALYYRTDVFKDLKLGVPTTQAQLAATARKIHKAKPDLYGLAVGGAYTYGAMPFIWSQGGELAEKKGGSYESAIDSQAARKGIEAYTSLFGGDNCPAAKCAGMGGNDTVTAFASGKAGMAIGGDFSHQAMEDGKVKGKYAVVPLPGADKGDIAPAFAGGNNIGVLKSTSHRTLAVDLMKSLASKKTQGELFDAMGFLPTYTDVRESVAKKEPFVAPFIKTLGAGAKFVPASPAWGQIDASLVLPTMFQEIVSGRKDVATASRDAAKKMDTAFRTAG, encoded by the coding sequence ATGAAGCTCCCCGTCCGAATGGCCTTGCCCCTGGCCGCACTTGTCCTCGCCGCCGCCTGCGCCCCCGGGACGTCGGACAACGGCTCCGCCGGGGACGACAAGAGCGGGACCCTGCGTGTCTGGCTCTTCCAGGAGGTCAACAACCAGCCGAAGCAGAAGGTCGTCGACGCGGCCGTCGCCGCCTTCGAGAAGTCCCACAAGGGCGCCGACGTCAAGGTTGAGTACATACCCGTCGAGACCCGCGCCGAGAAGATCAAGGCCGCCTTCAACGACCCGAAGAGCGCGCCCGACGTCATCGAGTACGGCAACACCGACACCGCCGGATACGTCAAGGACGGCGGCCTCGCCGACGTGACCGAGGAGTTCGGCGCCTGGTCCGAGGCCAAGGACACCGACCCGACGGCCAAGGAGTCCGTGACCGTCGACGGAAAGATCTACGGCGCCCCCTACTTCGTCGGCGTGCGCGCCCTCTACTACCGCACCGACGTCTTCAAGGACCTCAAGCTCGGCGTCCCGACGACGCAGGCGCAACTCGCCGCCACGGCACGGAAGATCCACAAGGCGAAGCCGGACCTGTACGGCCTCGCGGTCGGCGGCGCGTACACGTACGGCGCGATGCCGTTCATCTGGTCCCAGGGCGGCGAACTCGCCGAGAAGAAGGGCGGATCGTACGAGTCGGCCATCGACAGCCAGGCCGCGCGCAAGGGCATCGAGGCCTACACGTCCCTCTTCGGCGGCGACAACTGTCCCGCGGCCAAGTGCGCCGGCATGGGCGGCAATGACACCGTCACCGCCTTCGCCTCCGGCAAGGCCGGCATGGCCATCGGTGGCGACTTCAGTCACCAGGCCATGGAGGACGGCAAGGTCAAGGGCAAGTACGCCGTCGTGCCGCTGCCGGGCGCGGACAAGGGCGACATCGCCCCGGCCTTCGCGGGCGGCAACAACATCGGCGTGCTCAAGAGCACCTCGCACCGCACGCTCGCCGTGGACCTCATGAAGAGCCTCGCCTCGAAGAAGACGCAGGGCGAACTCTTCGACGCGATGGGCTTCCTGCCCACGTACACGGACGTCCGCGAGAGCGTCGCGAAGAAGGAGCCCTTCGTCGCGCCCTTCATCAAGACCCTCGGCGCCGGCGCCAAGTTCGTGCCCGCCTCGCCCGCCTGGGGTCAGATAGACGCCTCGCTCGTCCTGCCGACCATGTTCCAGGAGATCGTCAGCGGACGTAAGGACGTGGCGACCGCCTCGCGGGACGCGGCGAAGAAGATGGACACCGCCTTCCGCACCGCGGGCTGA
- a CDS encoding NAD-dependent malic enzyme — MATAPSVSYSMTVRLEVPASGTAVSQLTTAVESHGGSVTGLDVTASGHEKLRIDVTIAASSTSHADEIVEGLNGIEGVVLGKVSDRTFLMHLGGKIEMQSKHPIRNRDDLSMIYTPGVARVCMAIAENPEDARRLTIKRNTVAVVTDGSAVLGLGNIGPMAAMPVMEGKAALFKRFADIDAWPICLDTQDTDAIVEIVKAIAPGFAGINLEDISAPRCFEIEARLREALDIPVFHDDQHGTAIVVLAALTNALRVAGKAIGDIRVVMSGAGAAGTAILKLLIAAGVKNAVVADIHGVVHADRADLVDAKADSPLRWIADNTNPEGLTGTLKEAVRGADVFIGVSAPNVLDGDDVAAMAEGAIVFALANPDPEVDPAIARQTAAVVATGRSDFPNQINNVLVFPGVFRGLLDAQSRTVNTEMMLAAAAALADVVSEDELNPNYIIPSVFNDKVAGAVAGAVRNAAKAAGAAVTGATAS, encoded by the coding sequence ATGGCAACGGCGCCCAGCGTCTCCTACTCGATGACGGTCCGCCTTGAGGTGCCCGCCAGCGGAACAGCGGTATCCCAACTCACGACGGCCGTGGAGTCCCACGGAGGCTCGGTGACCGGTCTCGACGTGACGGCGTCCGGCCACGAGAAACTCCGGATCGACGTCACGATCGCCGCGAGCTCCACCTCGCACGCCGACGAGATCGTCGAGGGCCTGAACGGCATCGAGGGCGTCGTCCTCGGCAAGGTCTCCGACCGTACGTTCCTGATGCACCTCGGCGGCAAGATCGAGATGCAGTCGAAGCATCCCATCCGCAACCGTGACGACCTGTCCATGATCTACACGCCGGGTGTGGCCCGCGTGTGCATGGCGATCGCCGAGAACCCCGAGGACGCCCGGCGTCTGACGATCAAGCGGAACACCGTTGCGGTCGTGACGGACGGCTCCGCCGTGCTCGGCCTCGGCAACATCGGCCCGATGGCCGCCATGCCGGTCATGGAGGGCAAGGCGGCCCTCTTCAAGCGCTTCGCCGACATCGATGCCTGGCCGATCTGCCTGGACACCCAGGACACCGACGCGATCGTCGAGATCGTCAAGGCCATCGCCCCCGGCTTCGCCGGCATCAACCTCGAGGACATCTCCGCCCCGCGCTGCTTCGAGATCGAGGCCCGCCTGCGTGAGGCCCTCGACATCCCGGTCTTCCACGACGACCAGCACGGCACGGCCATCGTCGTCCTCGCCGCCCTGACGAACGCCCTGCGTGTCGCGGGTAAGGCCATCGGCGACATCCGCGTCGTCATGTCCGGCGCGGGCGCGGCCGGCACGGCGATTCTCAAGCTCCTGATCGCGGCCGGCGTCAAGAACGCGGTCGTCGCCGACATCCACGGTGTCGTCCATGCGGACCGCGCCGACCTCGTCGACGCGAAGGCCGATTCGCCGCTGCGCTGGATCGCCGACAACACCAACCCCGAGGGCCTCACGGGCACGCTCAAGGAGGCCGTGCGCGGCGCCGACGTGTTCATCGGGGTCTCCGCTCCGAACGTGCTCGACGGGGACGACGTGGCGGCCATGGCCGAGGGCGCGATCGTGTTCGCGCTCGCGAACCCCGACCCCGAGGTCGACCCCGCAATCGCCCGTCAGACGGCGGCAGTTGTGGCCACGGGCCGCTCGGACTTCCCGAACCAGATCAACAACGTCCTCGTGTTCCCGGGCGTCTTCCGTGGCCTCCTCGACGCCCAGTCGCGTACGGTCAACACGGAGATGATGCTGGCCGCCGCGGCCGCCCTGGCGGACGTGGTGAGCGAGGACGAGCTCAACCCGAACTACATCATTCCGAGCGTCTTCAACGACAAGGTCGCGGGCGCCGTCGCCGGAGCGGTGCGTAACGCCGCAAAGGCCGCCGGCGCCGCTGTGACAGGCGCCACGGCCTCCTGA
- a CDS encoding DUF3039 domain-containing protein: MSTLEPERGTGTGTLVEPTPQTSHGDGDHERYAHYVQKDKIMASALEGTPVVALCGKVWVPGRDPKKYPVCPMCKEIYESMGAGGDKDKGGKDKK, encoded by the coding sequence ATGAGCACTCTTGAGCCCGAGCGCGGGACAGGTACGGGGACCCTCGTAGAGCCGACGCCGCAGACGTCGCACGGTGACGGCGACCACGAGCGCTACGCCCACTATGTCCAGAAGGACAAGATCATGGCGAGCGCCCTCGAGGGGACGCCGGTCGTCGCGCTCTGCGGCAAGGTCTGGGTGCCGGGCCGGGACCCGAAGAAGTACCCCGTGTGTCCCATGTGCAAGGAGATCTACGAGTCCATGGGCGCCGGCGGCGACAAGGACAAGGGCGGCAAGGACAAGAAGTAG
- the murA gene encoding UDP-N-acetylglucosamine 1-carboxyvinyltransferase, whose protein sequence is MTVTDDVLLVHGGTPLEGEIRVRGAKNLVPKAMVAALLGSEPSRLRNVPDIRDVRVVRGLLQLHGVTVRPGEEPGELIMDPSHVESANVADIDAHAGSSRIPILLCGPLLHRLGHAFIPGLGGCDIGGRPIDFHFEVLRQFGATIEKRADGQYLEAPQRLRGTKIRLPYPSVGATEQVLLTAVLAEGVTELSNAAVEPEIEDLICVLQKMGAIIAMDTDRTIRVTGVDKLGGYTHRALSDRLEAASWASAALATEGNIYVRGAQQRSMMTFLNTYRKVGGAFEIDDEGIRFWHPGGSLKSIALETDVHPGFQTDWQQPLVVALTQASGLSIVHETVYESRLGFTSALNQMGAHIQLYRECLGGSDCRFGQRNFLHSAVVSGPTKLQGADLVIPDLRGGFSYLIAALAAQGTSRVHGIDLINRGYENFMEKLVELGAKVELPGKALG, encoded by the coding sequence ATGACCGTCACCGACGATGTACTGCTTGTCCACGGCGGAACCCCGCTGGAGGGCGAGATCCGTGTCCGCGGCGCGAAGAACCTCGTGCCCAAGGCCATGGTCGCCGCGCTGCTCGGCAGCGAGCCGAGCCGGCTGCGCAACGTCCCGGACATCCGTGACGTCCGGGTCGTACGCGGCCTCCTCCAGCTGCACGGCGTGACGGTCCGCCCGGGTGAGGAACCCGGCGAGCTGATCATGGACCCGTCGCACGTGGAGAGCGCCAACGTCGCCGACATCGACGCGCACGCCGGCTCCTCGCGCATTCCGATCCTGCTGTGCGGGCCGCTCCTGCACCGGCTCGGCCACGCGTTCATCCCCGGCCTCGGCGGCTGCGACATCGGCGGCCGGCCGATCGACTTCCACTTCGAGGTGCTCCGCCAGTTCGGCGCGACCATCGAGAAGCGGGCGGACGGCCAGTACCTGGAGGCCCCGCAGCGGCTGCGCGGCACGAAGATCCGGCTGCCGTACCCGTCGGTCGGCGCGACCGAGCAGGTGCTCCTGACGGCCGTGCTGGCCGAGGGCGTGACCGAGCTCTCGAACGCGGCCGTGGAGCCCGAGATCGAGGACCTCATCTGCGTCCTGCAGAAGATGGGCGCGATCATCGCCATGGACACCGACCGGACCATCCGGGTCACGGGTGTCGACAAGCTCGGCGGCTACACGCACCGCGCCCTCTCGGACCGTCTGGAGGCCGCGTCGTGGGCGTCGGCCGCGCTGGCGACCGAGGGCAACATCTACGTCCGCGGCGCCCAGCAGCGCTCGATGATGACGTTCCTGAACACGTACCGCAAGGTCGGCGGCGCCTTCGAGATCGACGACGAGGGCATCCGCTTCTGGCACCCGGGCGGCTCACTGAAGTCGATCGCCCTGGAGACGGACGTCCACCCCGGATTCCAGACCGACTGGCAGCAGCCGCTCGTCGTGGCCCTGACGCAGGCCTCGGGCCTGTCCATCGTCCACGAGACGGTCTACGAGTCCCGCCTGGGCTTCACGTCCGCGCTGAACCAGATGGGCGCGCACATCCAGCTCTACCGCGAGTGCCTGGGCGGCTCGGACTGCCGCTTCGGCCAGCGCAACTTCCTGCACTCCGCGGTCGTGTCGGGCCCGACGAAGCTCCAGGGCGCCGACCTGGTCATCCCCGACCTGCGCGGCGGCTTCTCGTACCTGATCGCGGCCCTGGCCGCCCAGGGCACGAGCCGCGTCCACGGCATCGACCTGATCAACCGCGGCTACGAGAACTTCATGGAGAAGCTCGTGGAGCTCGGCGCGAAGGTCGAGCTGCCCGGCAAGGCACTGGGCTAG
- a CDS encoding YqgE/AlgH family protein — translation MTEVSSLTGRLLVATPALADPNFDRAVVLLLDHDEEGSLGVVLNRPTPVGVGDILEGWGELAGDPGVVFQGGPVSLDSALGVAVIPGDEGPLGWRRVHGAIGLVDLEAPPELLASALGSLRIFAGYAGWGPRQLESELTDGAWYVVESEPGDVSSTDPEGLWRAVLRRQRSDLAMVATYPDDPSLN, via the coding sequence ATGACCGAGGTGTCCTCGCTCACAGGGCGGCTGCTCGTGGCCACACCCGCCCTCGCGGACCCGAACTTCGACCGGGCGGTCGTGCTGCTCCTCGACCACGACGAGGAGGGCTCGCTCGGCGTCGTCCTCAACCGGCCCACGCCCGTCGGGGTCGGGGACATCCTGGAGGGCTGGGGCGAGCTCGCCGGGGATCCGGGCGTCGTCTTCCAGGGCGGCCCGGTCTCGCTCGACTCGGCGCTCGGCGTAGCGGTGATCCCCGGCGACGAAGGGCCGCTCGGCTGGCGCCGCGTCCACGGCGCGATCGGCCTCGTCGACCTGGAGGCCCCTCCCGAGCTGCTCGCCTCCGCCCTCGGATCCCTGCGGATCTTCGCGGGGTACGCCGGCTGGGGCCCGCGCCAGCTGGAGTCCGAGCTGACGGACGGCGCCTGGTACGTCGTCGAGTCGGAGCCGGGAGACGTCTCGTCGACGGACCCGGAGGGGCTGTGGCGGGCGGTACTGCGACGCCAGCGCAGCGACCTGGCGATGGTGGCGACGTACCCGGACGATCCCTCGCTCAACTGA